From Pseudothermotoga thermarum DSM 5069, a single genomic window includes:
- the glmS gene encoding glutamine--fructose-6-phosphate transaminase (isomerizing) — MCGIVGLVGEIKIADLIEALEKLEYRGYDSAGLAFLNNGKVQVEKTKGKVADLKNLVLDRIEQRINVGIAHTRWATHGEPNDINAHPHLDCSEKIVVVHNGIIENFRYLKNRLIELGHRFFSETDTEVIPHLIEEHYKGDLFEAIRKTVLKLEGSFAIAVMHADHPNMIVGARKGSPLIACEHGLASDVPPLLKYTKYMVPLNDEEIVVISEDGMKVFGFDGVEREKRAIEITWSYEDAQKSGFKHFMLKEIFEEPMCLVSVMTGRIKNGKVHFEELEGLKERLKNINFVKVVACGTSYHAALSFKYFLENLSDVNVDAEISSEFRYKRQHLKPNDVVIAISQSGETADTLESVRLAKRQGATVVAITNVVGSTLSRESDFTLYLNAGPEISVAATKSYVSQITLLYLLALKIMEIKGIWDEKHEGLIDRLLRMPEIFEKFLDQVDNIHQIAAKYKDFKHFMYIGRGYGYPTALEGALKLKEISYIHATAYPAGELKHGPIAMLGPDFPVFAVAPNDFLFSKTKSNIIECRSRKARIVLLTNEGNEEAFELADDVIFVSNSIDELYPILMTPAIQLFAYYVADELGLDPDKPRNLAKSVTVE; from the coding sequence GTGTGCGGAATAGTGGGGCTTGTGGGGGAAATAAAGATAGCCGATCTGATAGAAGCACTTGAAAAACTAGAGTACAGAGGGTATGATTCTGCTGGTTTGGCTTTTTTGAACAATGGCAAAGTGCAGGTCGAAAAGACAAAAGGAAAAGTGGCTGATTTAAAAAACCTAGTCTTGGATCGAATAGAACAAAGGATAAACGTCGGCATAGCTCACACGCGCTGGGCTACACACGGAGAACCGAACGACATCAACGCTCATCCACACTTAGACTGCTCTGAAAAGATAGTTGTTGTTCACAACGGAATCATAGAAAATTTCAGATATCTGAAGAATCGCTTGATAGAACTTGGACATAGATTTTTTTCCGAAACCGACACAGAAGTTATACCACATTTGATAGAGGAACACTACAAAGGAGATTTATTCGAAGCCATTAGGAAGACTGTTCTCAAGCTAGAGGGTAGTTTTGCGATAGCGGTCATGCATGCCGATCACCCAAACATGATAGTCGGTGCGAGAAAAGGCAGTCCGCTAATTGCCTGTGAGCATGGTTTGGCTTCAGATGTTCCTCCGCTTTTGAAGTACACAAAGTATATGGTTCCGCTGAACGATGAAGAAATCGTTGTCATATCAGAAGATGGAATGAAAGTGTTCGGATTCGACGGAGTTGAAAGGGAAAAAAGGGCGATTGAAATCACCTGGTCTTACGAGGATGCACAAAAATCTGGTTTTAAACATTTCATGTTGAAAGAAATCTTCGAAGAACCAATGTGTTTAGTCTCTGTGATGACTGGTCGTATAAAAAACGGCAAAGTTCATTTTGAGGAACTGGAAGGTTTGAAAGAAAGATTAAAGAATATCAACTTTGTAAAAGTAGTAGCATGCGGGACAAGTTATCATGCCGCGCTATCTTTCAAGTACTTTTTGGAAAATCTAAGTGACGTGAATGTTGACGCTGAAATCTCGTCTGAATTTAGGTATAAAAGGCAACATTTAAAGCCGAACGACGTTGTTATTGCCATATCACAATCTGGGGAAACCGCCGATACTCTGGAATCAGTAAGACTGGCTAAACGTCAAGGAGCAACCGTTGTTGCCATAACAAACGTCGTTGGTTCCACGTTGAGTAGAGAATCTGACTTTACACTCTATTTGAACGCCGGACCTGAAATCAGCGTTGCCGCAACCAAATCCTATGTTTCGCAGATCACTTTGCTTTACTTGCTTGCCTTAAAGATTATGGAAATCAAGGGAATCTGGGATGAAAAACACGAGGGTTTGATCGACAGGTTGCTCAGAATGCCAGAGATCTTTGAAAAGTTTCTCGATCAAGTTGACAACATTCATCAAATTGCGGCAAAATACAAGGATTTCAAGCATTTCATGTACATCGGCAGGGGATATGGGTATCCAACGGCGTTGGAAGGAGCTTTGAAGTTAAAGGAAATAAGCTATATACATGCCACGGCTTATCCTGCCGGTGAACTAAAACACGGACCGATAGCTATGCTTGGACCTGATTTTCCGGTTTTTGCAGTGGCACCAAACGATTTTCTGTTTTCAAAAACGAAGAGCAACATAATCGAATGTCGTTCAAGAAAAGCAAGAATAGTTTTGCTCACCAACGAAGGCAACGAGGAAGCTTTTGAACTGGCAGATGACGTGATCTTTGTTAGCAATTCAATAGACGAACTTTATCCAATTTTGATGACGCCGGCTATACAGCTTTTTGCCTATTACGTTGCCGATGAACTCGGGCTCGATCCTGATAAGCCTAGAAATCTTGCAAAAAGTGTGACAGTGGAATGA
- the plsX gene encoding phosphate acyltransferase PlsX yields the protein MVRIALDLMSGDRAPEEILEGALLSKNLCQLVVIGTKSVLEKIDGVEKIEVEDFLPMDVKPMEILHRKTSSMYVGLKLVKEKLVDAFVCAGNTGALLAGATFVVGRMEGVERPALAVPVPSTNGFAILIDAGANARVRPEHLLDFAIMGLAYAKVLGKDKPKLGLLNVGEEENKGDEVTKEAYKLLKELFPDFFIGNVEGHDINAGKVDVVVADGFSGNVAMKTMEGTAKMILQTLKEKIENSGIIAKLGALLMKKVFLQLKTTLDPRTYGGAFILGIDGIVVKAHGSSDRVAIKNAIEVAVRGCKMKLVENIKEEIKRVRNSGACGGNKDSRSDRST from the coding sequence ATGGTACGCATCGCGCTTGATTTGATGAGTGGTGACAGGGCACCTGAAGAAATTCTAGAGGGTGCCCTTTTGTCAAAAAATCTCTGCCAACTTGTTGTAATAGGCACAAAAAGTGTGCTTGAAAAAATCGATGGCGTGGAAAAGATAGAAGTCGAAGATTTCCTACCGATGGATGTCAAACCAATGGAAATACTTCACCGCAAGACTTCCTCGATGTACGTCGGCTTAAAATTGGTGAAAGAGAAATTGGTCGATGCCTTTGTATGCGCTGGCAACACTGGAGCATTGCTTGCTGGTGCAACTTTTGTTGTTGGTAGGATGGAAGGTGTTGAAAGGCCAGCCTTGGCAGTACCAGTTCCTTCAACAAATGGTTTTGCGATATTGATCGACGCGGGAGCAAACGCCAGGGTTAGACCAGAACATCTACTGGATTTCGCGATTATGGGTCTTGCGTACGCAAAGGTACTTGGAAAAGACAAACCTAAGCTTGGACTTTTAAACGTTGGAGAAGAAGAAAACAAAGGTGATGAAGTGACAAAGGAAGCTTATAAACTTTTGAAGGAACTTTTTCCAGACTTTTTCATCGGTAACGTCGAAGGTCACGACATAAACGCTGGGAAAGTTGATGTAGTTGTAGCCGATGGATTTTCTGGAAATGTGGCGATGAAAACAATGGAAGGCACCGCGAAGATGATATTGCAAACTTTGAAGGAGAAGATAGAAAATTCTGGTATCATTGCAAAACTGGGTGCCTTGTTGATGAAAAAAGTTTTCCTTCAGCTTAAAACAACGCTTGATCCAAGAACTTACGGTGGGGCTTTTATCCTTGGGATAGATGGAATTGTTGTTAAAGCACACGGTTCGTCCGATCGTGTTGCAATCAAAAACGCGATAGAAGTTGCCGTAAGAGGTTGCAAAATGAAACTTGTTGAAAACATAAAGGAGGAAATAAAGCGTGTGCGGAATAGTGGGGCTTGTGGGGGAAATAAAGATAGCCGATCTGATAGAAGCACTTGA
- the rpmF gene encoding 50S ribosomal protein L32: MANPKQKRSRSRTHAKRAKTYRAISVPISKCPNCGQPKMPHRVCLSCGYYAGKQILEIGE; the protein is encoded by the coding sequence ATGGCAAACCCAAAGCAGAAAAGATCAAGATCCAGAACCCACGCAAAGAGGGCTAAGACTTACAGAGCCATAAGCGTTCCTATCAGCAAATGTCCAAACTGCGGTCAACCAAAGATGCCACACAGAGTTTGCCTTAGCTGCGGTTATTACGCAGGAAAACAGATCTTGGAGATTGGCGAGTGA
- a CDS encoding YceD family protein: MISLNWVIEVEELLRKKRIFLEGTYEAEFLDLPFAKCKVLESIKVKMVAVITKDGIAVGGYAKTVVEHPCDRCLKMVKLPINGTIEALYKPISEAPKTKEEQLESLRNVIYYSSDKIDLSERIIEAIVVDVPAKVLCKPDCKGLCPRCGADLNEEKDHRCQEEDIDPRLMKLLKIKAQIQKEG, translated from the coding sequence GTGATTTCTTTGAATTGGGTTATAGAAGTTGAGGAACTTTTAAGAAAAAAACGTATCTTTTTGGAGGGAACCTATGAAGCAGAATTTCTTGATTTGCCATTTGCCAAGTGCAAGGTTTTGGAATCGATAAAAGTGAAAATGGTTGCGGTGATTACAAAGGATGGCATAGCAGTGGGTGGATATGCGAAAACTGTCGTAGAACATCCATGCGATCGATGCTTGAAGATGGTAAAACTCCCGATCAATGGAACAATTGAGGCTTTGTACAAACCGATATCAGAAGCGCCAAAAACAAAGGAAGAGCAATTGGAATCTCTAAGAAACGTGATATACTATTCTTCGGACAAGATAGATCTATCGGAGAGAATAATTGAAGCCATCGTGGTGGATGTACCGGCAAAAGTTTTGTGCAAACCAGATTGCAAAGGCTTGTGTCCTAGGTGTGGAGCAGATTTAAACGAGGAAAAAGACCACCGTTGTCAAGAAGAAGATATTGATCCAAGACTTATGAAACTTTTGAAAATAAAAGCTCAGATACAAAAGGAGGGTTAA
- a CDS encoding lytic transglycosylase domain-containing protein, whose translation MRFFVITFVLFACLCVAGPLFYLTSSTPHFTIELYKDGIKLSMSQPFFYNTLPVDVLLPKEGKTVLKGLLSVESNFFIHALSNVGAMGIAQIMSETAKELGVRNAFNVFEAIRGADLYLNKLTDQFSDTKVALAAYYEGPTKVKRYGPSSSGLRYAEKVLSEAERLALKPVFLRDIFYVEPYVKVGDGLSAGLNSGFSFFGIVDVAAQIGYEEGFVHRLMIYPRLTHNFALIFGEENLDFLIGASFEHPKRFGVEFYLTQGSFSLSWYLKLWEFFVKFGYNHRHGLWLGILK comes from the coding sequence ATGAGATTCTTTGTGATTACTTTTGTGCTGTTTGCATGCCTTTGTGTCGCAGGTCCTTTGTTTTACCTCACATCGTCGACACCACATTTTACCATAGAATTATACAAAGATGGCATTAAGTTGTCTATGTCTCAACCGTTTTTTTACAATACCTTACCAGTCGATGTTCTCCTTCCAAAAGAAGGCAAAACAGTACTCAAAGGTTTGCTTTCCGTTGAATCAAACTTTTTCATCCACGCTCTTTCCAACGTTGGGGCTATGGGGATCGCACAGATAATGTCTGAAACGGCTAAAGAACTTGGGGTTAGAAATGCTTTCAACGTTTTTGAAGCAATTCGCGGAGCAGATCTTTATTTGAACAAGTTGACCGATCAATTCAGTGACACCAAAGTTGCCCTTGCTGCTTATTACGAAGGACCAACTAAGGTCAAAAGGTATGGACCTTCGTCGAGCGGTTTAAGGTATGCCGAAAAAGTTTTAAGTGAAGCAGAAAGGCTTGCTTTAAAACCAGTTTTTCTTAGAGATATTTTCTACGTTGAACCGTATGTAAAAGTTGGTGACGGACTGTCAGCAGGTTTAAACAGCGGTTTTTCATTTTTTGGTATAGTTGATGTTGCTGCTCAGATAGGGTATGAAGAAGGTTTTGTGCATCGTTTGATGATTTATCCAAGGTTAACACACAACTTTGCTTTGATATTCGGAGAGGAAAATTTAGACTTTTTAATTGGGGCATCCTTTGAACACCCGAAAAGATTTGGTGTAGAATTCTATTTGACCCAAGGAAGCTTTTCATTGTCGTGGTACTTGAAGCTTTGGGAGTTTTTCGTAAAGTTTGGTTACAACCATAGACATGGCTTGTGGTTGGGAATTTTGAAATAG
- the fliF gene encoding flagellar basal-body MS-ring/collar protein FliF yields the protein MDFLRKFLDFFKNLYGKWQQMPRPSKILVAGIAISAVSVLIVMLILVGRPTYTMLVSGLTDEQAGYIVQQLQNMGIAYKVEPGGRILVPSKYNVYELRMRLASMGVLGATTKGFEILDQQAFDATSFDKQVRYQVALQGELERSIMTIRGVKAARVHLTLPKYTYYVRGEMAEPRASVLVVLEPGVELSQNQIKGIMELVAGAVEGLKLENVRVIDQNSRVLSDRVITAQDTLLASTRAELKMNLENYYSKKIKQTLETVFGVGRVEVIPDVKLDWQKIERQSTIFQPVTRQGGIIISQEQETEKSVNMPPTAGPVGTDSNIPPTYPSLTPQATSTYERTHTITNYEVNKIVESVVQNKEGEIEAITLSVIVDSNSPTLGKLEENEMKRWADVVSNLIEKGIGATANDPKLSISVAFLPFDRSFEEEYQRSLVEMERRRRYVMRMVGISLLIVLGFMMVYLLILQIRRVKARRLIEERKMRIEEELKKVLEAEAKKEVLTPEQQALLELKEMLDKMYVESPEEIAAIIRLWLLERGT from the coding sequence ATGGATTTTTTAAGAAAGTTTCTCGACTTTTTTAAAAATCTCTATGGAAAATGGCAACAAATGCCTAGACCGAGCAAAATTTTAGTTGCTGGTATAGCGATATCTGCCGTGAGTGTTCTTATTGTAATGTTGATACTTGTTGGAAGACCAACCTATACCATGCTTGTCAGCGGTTTAACCGACGAACAAGCTGGATATATTGTTCAGCAGCTTCAGAACATGGGTATTGCTTACAAAGTTGAGCCTGGCGGTAGAATTCTTGTACCGAGTAAATACAACGTTTACGAGCTTAGGATGAGATTAGCCTCAATGGGTGTTCTTGGAGCCACAACCAAGGGCTTTGAAATTTTGGACCAACAGGCTTTTGATGCAACAAGCTTTGACAAACAGGTGCGTTATCAAGTGGCACTTCAAGGTGAACTTGAAAGAAGTATCATGACTATAAGAGGAGTTAAAGCAGCGCGTGTACATCTAACGCTTCCAAAGTACACATACTACGTCAGGGGTGAAATGGCTGAACCAAGAGCTTCGGTTCTGGTGGTTCTTGAACCTGGGGTGGAACTTTCTCAAAACCAAATCAAGGGGATCATGGAGCTCGTTGCCGGAGCCGTTGAAGGCCTTAAACTTGAAAACGTACGAGTAATAGACCAGAATTCTCGGGTTTTGAGTGATCGTGTAATCACAGCGCAAGATACACTTCTTGCAAGCACAAGAGCTGAATTGAAAATGAACCTTGAAAACTATTACAGTAAAAAAATAAAGCAAACTTTGGAAACGGTCTTTGGGGTTGGAAGGGTTGAAGTGATACCGGACGTAAAGTTGGATTGGCAAAAGATAGAACGACAATCAACAATTTTTCAACCCGTGACAAGGCAGGGAGGTATAATAATCAGTCAAGAGCAGGAAACAGAAAAAAGCGTCAACATGCCACCGACGGCAGGACCTGTTGGAACGGATTCCAACATACCACCGACTTATCCAAGTTTAACCCCACAAGCAACTTCAACGTACGAAAGGACGCATACTATAACAAATTACGAGGTTAACAAAATTGTTGAAAGCGTTGTTCAAAACAAAGAAGGCGAAATCGAAGCAATAACCTTGTCGGTGATAGTTGATTCAAATTCTCCTACTTTAGGAAAACTTGAAGAAAACGAAATGAAAAGATGGGCGGATGTGGTTTCAAACTTGATTGAGAAGGGTATAGGTGCTACAGCGAACGATCCAAAGCTTTCAATCTCGGTTGCTTTTTTGCCTTTTGATAGAAGCTTTGAAGAAGAGTACCAAAGAAGTCTTGTGGAAATGGAAAGAAGAAGAAGATACGTCATGAGAATGGTAGGAATAAGTTTGTTGATAGTTTTAGGGTTCATGATGGTTTATCTTTTGATACTGCAGATTAGAAGAGTCAAAGCAAGAAGATTGATCGAAGAAAGAAAGATGAGAATAGAAGAAGAATTGAAAAAGGTTTTGGAAGCGGAGGCGAAAAAGGAAGTTCTTACCCCAGAGCAGCAAGCTTTGCTTGAGTTGAAAGAAATGTTGGACAAGATGTACGTTGAATCGCCGGAAGAGATAGCCGCGATAATAAGGCTGTGGCTTTTGGAAAGGGGAACCTGA
- the fliG gene encoding flagellar motor switch protein FliG, which translates to MPEKKQSLGRRKAAIILLLLGPDKAARVLKHLEENEVEQLTVELANLGKVTDEEKRAVLSEFQELAKAREMISQGGIEYAKQILIKAFGPEKAMKIIERLISNLQVKPFDFLSQADPVQLVNFLQNEHPQTIALILSYLDPAYAGRILSSLPEDLQVEVIKRIAMLERTSPDVIREIEKNLEKKLTGFVSQTFSKVGGVETAANIMNSLDRSSERKIMEKLSYDSPELAEEIRRRMFVFEDIVKLDDRSVQLVLREVETRDLALALKGASEEVKEKIFKNISKRAAQLLQDELEYMGPVRVKDVEEAQQKIINVIRRLEEAGEIVIARGGGEELIM; encoded by the coding sequence ATGCCGGAGAAAAAACAATCTCTTGGTAGAAGAAAAGCTGCTATAATTTTACTTCTGCTTGGACCTGATAAAGCTGCTAGAGTTTTGAAGCATTTGGAAGAAAACGAAGTTGAACAACTAACGGTTGAGTTGGCAAACCTTGGAAAGGTTACCGATGAAGAAAAACGAGCGGTTCTTTCAGAATTCCAAGAACTTGCGAAGGCAAGGGAGATGATTTCACAAGGTGGCATTGAGTATGCCAAGCAGATCCTCATAAAAGCCTTCGGACCTGAAAAAGCCATGAAAATAATAGAAAGGTTGATTTCAAATCTTCAGGTGAAACCCTTCGATTTTCTTTCCCAAGCCGATCCTGTGCAACTTGTGAACTTTTTGCAGAACGAACATCCACAAACCATTGCTCTGATATTGAGCTATCTAGATCCTGCTTACGCAGGTAGAATATTGTCCTCTTTACCAGAGGACCTTCAAGTCGAGGTAATAAAGCGTATCGCTATGCTTGAAAGAACTTCTCCCGATGTTATACGTGAAATAGAGAAAAACCTTGAGAAAAAGCTGACAGGTTTTGTCAGTCAGACGTTCAGCAAAGTTGGTGGTGTGGAGACTGCGGCAAACATCATGAACAGTCTAGACAGAAGTTCAGAGAGAAAGATCATGGAAAAGCTCAGCTACGATTCTCCTGAACTTGCGGAAGAGATCAGAAGAAGGATGTTCGTGTTCGAAGACATTGTCAAGCTCGATGATAGGTCGGTACAGCTGGTTTTAAGAGAAGTTGAAACCCGTGATTTGGCGCTTGCTTTGAAGGGAGCATCCGAGGAAGTGAAGGAAAAAATCTTCAAGAATATATCCAAGCGTGCTGCACAACTTTTGCAGGATGAACTTGAATACATGGGACCTGTTAGAGTTAAAGATGTTGAAGAAGCTCAGCAGAAAATTATAAATGTCATAAGAAGACTTGAAGAAGCTGGCGAAATAGTTATAGCAAGAGGCGGAGGCGAGGAGTTGATAATGTGA
- a CDS encoding FliH/SctL family protein: MIIKKRQLFIDAPYIISKSKEEKAKVEEEEKIDFEQFLAEAKKQAEKIILSAHEQAQRIIEEANAQSQRILQEAQIKAQQMQNQLKQKYQEALNIISKFEQNLNSALENISKDLSEVIALLVEKITYREIDKVNLEKKIAEILRKIVAMKSVKVTMSLEDFENHLQLVEQLEDSGVEVTRSSQLKPGEIIVETEVGIINGTREKTKQMVEQIIEEVLGVE; the protein is encoded by the coding sequence GTGATAATCAAAAAGCGCCAACTTTTCATAGATGCTCCTTACATAATCAGCAAAAGCAAAGAAGAAAAAGCAAAAGTTGAAGAAGAAGAAAAAATCGATTTTGAACAATTTTTAGCCGAGGCAAAAAAACAGGCAGAAAAGATCATATTGTCTGCGCATGAACAAGCTCAAAGAATAATTGAAGAAGCGAACGCACAATCACAGAGAATATTGCAAGAAGCCCAGATAAAAGCTCAACAAATGCAGAATCAACTGAAACAAAAGTATCAAGAAGCTTTGAATATCATTTCCAAATTTGAGCAAAATTTAAATTCAGCTTTGGAAAACATATCAAAGGATCTCAGCGAAGTGATAGCTTTGCTGGTAGAGAAAATAACTTACAGGGAAATCGACAAAGTAAATCTTGAAAAAAAGATCGCTGAAATACTGAGAAAAATCGTGGCAATGAAATCGGTTAAAGTAACCATGAGCCTGGAAGATTTCGAAAACCACTTGCAACTTGTAGAGCAACTGGAGGATTCTGGTGTCGAAGTCACAAGGTCTTCTCAGCTTAAACCAGGTGAAATAATCGTTGAAACGGAAGTGGGAATAATAAATGGAACAAGAGAAAAAACTAAGCAGATGGTTGAGCAAATCATCGAGGAGGTCTTGGGAGTTGAATGA
- a CDS encoding methyltransferase domain-containing protein, with the protein MKKPLRGYYTSNEQIFPLKIEKSQNTKNLVIHTGGDDVVTKFLKEQAVFITPYEELLRCADQSSLRILMSPTKLLFDASCFDRVFCFFCFFYLPKYQAIFENANKVLKRWGILHIWDVEIPKKFGNYSFFVVPTLVDTGIELVKMVHITRWKREQDILYLKKIARETGFKVLEEQKFDKVFYLKLTKIADLKKQ; encoded by the coding sequence GTGAAAAAACCATTGCGAGGTTACTACACCTCGAATGAACAAATTTTTCCACTTAAAATCGAGAAGAGTCAAAATACGAAAAATTTGGTAATACACACAGGTGGCGACGATGTTGTTACAAAATTTTTGAAAGAGCAAGCTGTTTTCATAACGCCGTACGAAGAATTGTTGAGATGCGCGGATCAAAGTTCTTTACGCATCTTGATGAGCCCGACAAAACTTTTGTTTGATGCTTCATGCTTTGATCGAGTCTTTTGCTTTTTTTGTTTCTTTTATCTTCCAAAATACCAAGCAATTTTTGAAAATGCGAACAAGGTTTTAAAAAGATGGGGAATACTTCACATCTGGGATGTGGAGATACCGAAAAAGTTTGGTAACTACAGCTTTTTCGTCGTTCCAACACTTGTGGACACCGGGATTGAGCTTGTCAAGATGGTTCACATTACAAGGTGGAAAAGAGAACAAGACATTTTGTACTTAAAGAAAATCGCGCGTGAAACTGGATTTAAAGTCTTGGAGGAACAAAAATTTGATAAGGTGTTCTACTTAAAACTGACAAAAATAGCCGATCTTAAAAAGCAGTGA
- a CDS encoding MATE family efflux transporter, with the protein MRYSLIKPYLSKIEAKRVGKELLSLGLPAMAENALHMLLGIVDTAFLGHLSWQAMTGAGLANQLFFVLQVFIVAVSTGVTVLVANSVGAKNYRMVGNVVWNSLYLAFGWGVLLMCLAPFSKYLLSIFPKSDQIVYQSAVDYLQVILYGILGMFLMAVLSASLKGAGDTKTPMFVVAMSNLLNVFLDYAMIFGKFGFPALGVKGAALATIISRFFGSILLFIAIMKSERLNVKPKYVRLFNLKIIKNILSVGLPTSFESLSFSAGLIIFTNILFIAGPMAYAGHRIGINIESLSFMPGLGISVAVTTLVGMYNGKGDLTKVAGVVRQGWIIITIFQVSVGVFILLFPEPLILLFTKEPEIVQLAKLPVRLIGMFQFFLALDFLANGALRGTANTSVPFIFTTIAMWLVRLPLAFVLVSHFNLGLLGGWIGMISDIVFRSTTKILYYLSGKWEKKAEKVRTSVKSNSLIEEKT; encoded by the coding sequence GTGAGATACTCTTTGATCAAACCGTACCTTTCAAAGATTGAAGCAAAACGTGTGGGAAAAGAACTTTTGTCCCTTGGGCTTCCGGCAATGGCTGAAAATGCTCTGCATATGCTTTTGGGAATAGTCGATACAGCTTTTTTGGGTCATCTTTCTTGGCAAGCGATGACTGGCGCAGGTTTGGCCAACCAGCTTTTCTTCGTTTTACAAGTTTTCATAGTGGCAGTTTCAACGGGTGTGACGGTTCTTGTGGCGAATTCTGTGGGAGCTAAAAATTACAGAATGGTTGGAAATGTGGTTTGGAACAGTTTGTACCTTGCTTTCGGCTGGGGCGTTTTGTTGATGTGTCTTGCACCGTTTTCAAAATACCTTTTGTCGATATTCCCAAAAAGCGATCAAATAGTTTATCAATCAGCAGTTGATTATCTACAGGTTATCCTCTATGGAATACTTGGAATGTTTCTTATGGCAGTTTTGTCGGCGTCTTTAAAGGGAGCAGGGGATACAAAAACTCCTATGTTTGTGGTGGCAATGTCCAACCTTTTGAACGTTTTCCTTGATTATGCAATGATCTTTGGAAAGTTTGGTTTTCCGGCTTTGGGTGTAAAAGGAGCAGCGCTTGCAACGATAATCTCAAGGTTCTTCGGTTCTATATTGTTGTTTATTGCAATTATGAAAAGCGAAAGATTGAACGTCAAGCCAAAGTACGTTCGATTGTTTAATCTTAAAATAATCAAGAACATTCTTTCAGTTGGACTACCAACTTCTTTTGAAAGCCTATCTTTCTCCGCCGGTTTAATAATTTTCACCAACATCTTGTTCATAGCTGGTCCAATGGCTTACGCAGGACACAGGATAGGTATCAACATAGAATCTTTGTCTTTCATGCCTGGGCTTGGTATATCCGTTGCCGTGACAACACTTGTTGGCATGTACAACGGTAAAGGTGACTTAACAAAAGTTGCCGGTGTTGTTAGGCAAGGTTGGATCATCATAACGATTTTCCAAGTCAGCGTAGGTGTGTTCATTTTGTTGTTTCCTGAACCTTTGATTTTGCTTTTTACAAAAGAACCAGAGATAGTACAACTTGCAAAACTTCCGGTTAGGTTGATAGGAATGTTCCAATTTTTCTTGGCTTTGGACTTTTTAGCAAATGGGGCTTTGAGAGGTACAGCTAATACATCTGTTCCCTTCATCTTCACAACTATAGCAATGTGGTTGGTCAGATTACCTTTGGCTTTTGTGCTGGTTTCTCATTTCAACCTGGGGCTTCTCGGTGGTTGGATTGGTATGATAAGTGACATAGTTTTTAGAAGCACAACTAAAATACTTTACTATCTTTCTGGAAAATGGGAGAAGAAGGCAGAAAAAGTCAGAACATCGGTGAAAAGCAACTCGTTGATCGAAGAAAAAACTTAG